TGTGGCATAAATTTGTAAGATTCATGTAATGAAAGCCCAGCTAAGTAGAAGAAAATGCTAGATGTGCTGGCTGAAGTCCTCTCGTGTTGTGAGAGAGACCATGAGTGTCTGTGTGCAGCCAGGACACACGACGTGTGTTTGTCCACTGGGACCTTTGCCACTGGCCCCATTAGAGAAGTGGCTTCCAGCATCTGTGGATAAGCTGGTTTCTTACCAAGTGAAGTTAATCATGTGAAAGGCACTAGTTTTGGGGTGGTGTTACcttgtttgtttaaaaagcaTTTCCCCAAATTCACCTTTAATGGTTTatttcataagtgaaagaagagaaaatggaagaaagagacCTGCTGTCCGACTTACAGGACATCAGCGACAGCGAGAGGAAGACCAGCTCAGCCGAGTCCTCATCAGGTACCTGGAACCGCCTGGCCAAAGCCTTGACCACTGCTGCCAGGAAGGCCCAAGTTCACCCTCCGCCCTGCTGTCTTTCTCCAGCGGAATCAGGCTCAGgttctgaggaggaggaggaggaggaggaagaggaggaggaggaaggaagcacCAGTGAAGAatcagaggaggaggaggaggaggaggaagaggaggaagaggagaccGGCAGCAACTCTGAGGAGGCGTCAGAGCAGTCTGCTGGTGAGTCGCCGCGGCGACCGCGTGGGGTGTCGTGACTTCACTCTGCTGGTGAGTCGCCGCGGCGACCGNNNNNNNNNNGTGGGGTGTCGTGACTTCACTCTGCTGGTGAGTCGCCGCGGCGACCGTGTGAGGTGTCGTGACTTCACTGTAGTGttagaaactgcagagaaataGCTGGTGCATGTTGAAGCTCCCTTCTATCTAGGACTTTCTCAGGACACCTCCACATcgattcttttgtttgttttttgagacggaatcttgctctgttgcccaggctggagcacaatggcatgatctcggctcactgcaacctccgcctctcgggttcaagtgatcctcctgcctcagcctcccaagtagctgggattacaggcgtgcgccaccacaccctgctaatttttgtatttttagtagagtcagggttccaccatgttggctaggctggtctcgaactcctgacctcaggtgatccacccgccttggcctcccaaagtgctgggattccaggctgagccaccgcgcccggcctccgtGTTGATTCTTGGGAACACTTGTTGCTTAGCTGAAGCGGAGCCCACATCCTGCCTGTGGCAGCACTCACCTCAGTGCTGGTCTGAGCAGACGCCTCCTTTCTCTTGCAGAAGAAGTAAGTGAGGAAGAAATGAGTGAAGATGAAGAACGAGAAAATGAAAACCACCTCTTGGTTGGTAAGAGGCCTCCTTGGAGACAGAGCACCCTCCTTGTCTGTCTCTAAGTGCAGCGGCCCTCTCTTAAGACAGCTGGTCCTGCGAGGCATGGGGCATGCCAGGGGCTGGGACCAGGCTGCCTGACTCATTGGCCGCTCCAGTCTGTGCCGGTGGGGCCCGTGTTCCTCAGTGAGGCACAGTGCTAACCAAGGACGTTCTGTGTGCCCAGCAGGGCCGAGGAGCTGGAAAGCCCAGGCCCAGTTCCCCACAGGGGAGGCCAGTCAGATGGTGGCTCGGCCTGTCCCTGCAGAGTggaggcctggcctggcctccgGCCGGCAGTGAGGCTGTGTCTTCCGCCTGGGGGACATGGATCCAGGCGTGTCCCCTGCAGGACACCACGTACCTCCTCCCAGCTCAGCATCTGGGCTCTTTCTCAGCCGAGCCTGCCAGCGCTCCTAGGCCTCAGTGCCCGGGGTCCAGGGGGCGAGAGCCCAGCACTAGCACCTGCCAGCAGGACACAGGGCAGCCCTGCCACACGCTTCATGTCCCCGGGGCAGGAGGAGGTTCGTGATCCTTGCTTGTCCTAGCTTCATAATTAGGTTCAACTTTTCCAGTTCCAGAGTCACGGTTTGACCGAGATTCCGGGGAAAGTgaagaagcagaggaagaagTGGGTGAGGGGACGCCGCAGAGCAGCGCCCTGACAGAGGGCGACTACGTGCCCGAGTCCCCTGCCTTGTCACCCATCGAGCTCAAGCAGGAGCTGCCCAAGTACCTGCCGGCCCTGCAGGTCAGGCCCTCCCCTCGCCCCGGGTCGCTGTCTGCATTGGCAGTTGGAGTTACCACAGGGGCTGAGCGAAGCCTGGCCCCCGTGTTGGCGTCTGTCTCCTCACAGGGCTGCTGGGCCCACCCGGGCAGTGAGGGGCAGGCACAGCCGCTGGCCCCTTGTGCTTCTGGGTCCTGCCTCTTTCTTATGCTGGACGGAACTGGGTGGACAGGGAGGTGCCCGCAGCTTAGAAGGCAGGCAGCCTGGGCGTGCGGCTGCCCTGCTGTCACTGCCACCTGAGCTGTGTCCTCCTCCGCACTGGAGAACAGTGCCCTCCAGTTGACCCCTGCGTGGGTGGGTTACGTAGGCACCAAGGCCTTGTTACCAGCATCTGTGCAGGGCTTGGATGGTGGCTGCGGGAGTCAGTGTAGATGTGTGTGGCCAGAAGCCTTTTGTTCAGGCAGCTGTCAATGAGGCAGGATATTGCTTGGAGCGGTTTGGAAGGGACAGGCCTGAGAAGGTGCCAGTGGCCTCGGGGCCTGGGAGACCTGCAGGGACTCGGCCCCTCCTTGGTGCCTGTTGGGGGAGATGTTCTCTCTGGTACATGCGGCAGGCCTCTGTCGACTGCTCTATGCATTGTGAGCGCCTCTGCCCCTTAGTGTTCCTGAGCATAGGCGTTGGGCCACAGGCCACCCCGAGTACGTGACATCCGGCCTGGGCACCGGCCCCAAGGTACACGCAGGGGGAGGTGCCCTGGCATGGGGCGCCATGCTGCACCTGGCAGGTAGTGCCCGTCCTCAGTGTCATCCTGGTACAAGCAGGGGGCACTCCCAGTTTGACCGGGAGACTCTCTGGATggccttttttttggagactgggtctggctctgtcgccaggctggagtggagtggcttaatcatagctcactgcagcctacacctcccaggctcagacaatcctcccatctcagcctcctgagtagctagaactacaggcgcaagccaccatgcctggctaaatttttaattttgtagaaaacagttttggctgggcacagtggctcacgcctataatcccaacactttgggaggccgaggtggtgggtggatcacgagatcaggagttcgagaccagcctgaccaacatggtgaaaccccatctctactaaaaatacaaaaattagccgggcgtggtggcgcgtgcctgtaatcccagctactcaggaggctgaggcaggagaatcgcttgaacccaggaggtggaggttgcagtgagccgagatctcgccattgtactccagcctgggtgacagagcgagactccatctcaaaaaagaaaaaaaaaaaatagaaaacagtcttgctgtgttggcgaggctggtcttgaactcctgggctcaagcagtcctcctgccttgccctcccgaagtgctggagttacaggcctgagccctcACACCCGGCTGGGGTGGCCTTCTGTTCATACTGGTTTTGTTTCATAATAAAGTGTCACATGGTCTTGCAAGGAAACAGACTTTGAGAACTGAGCTGCTCCCGGCCCTACCCCCTGCCCAGTCCCACAGCTCTGCCCTGCAGCCGCCCTGTACCAGGTGTGCCATGCCCGGGACGCAGCCGCCCTCCTTCCAGTTGGCATGGCCACTGAGACCTCACGTAGCTGCTCCCTCCCCAGGGCTGCCGGAGCGTCGAGGAGTTCCAGTGCCTGAACAGGATTGAGGAGGGCACCTATGGAGTGGTCTACAGagcaaaagataagaaaacaggTGGGTGGAGTCCCGGCTCACCCCACAAAAACGAGGGGAAGTGGGGCAGGGCCTGGCCGCCTGAGAGGTCCTGCCTCACCTGAGCAGCTAGTGGAGGTTGGGCCTCTCAGCGTCTCTAGAAGCCAGAGGTCAGCCTGGCCCTGGGGCTTTGCCCCTCCCTCGCAGTAGCAGGCGGCCTGCCCCACAGGGCCAAGACCCAGCGCGTGGAGTGGTCTGCGCCAGGGCTGGTCTGCAGGTTTGCATTCCCAGCGTCCCGCCCAGCAGGCGTGTGAGCCGGGGACTCTGTTGGGGAGTCAGCCACTGGTATCCCAGGTAAGACCAGCTCTGTTGGGGAAGTTGACACGGAGTCAGCGTGGCCGCTGGGATCCCAGGTGGCTGTAGGTGCCTGTGGGTGTCCGTGGTGCATGGAGAGTGGGGAAGCCGTTGGTCCGTGGGTGTTACCCTGACCTCGGCTGGGGCGTTCTCCTGGTGCCCACGTGCCTCCACCTAGAACGAGATCCCCTCCGTGAAATGCACTTTGGGCACTGCCTGTGATCCTCACTGAGCAAGTCCGCTGTCGGCGCCGTGATTTTGAGAACGCCTCTCGGTGCCGTCTGTTTTCTTCACAGATGAAATCGTGGCTCTGAAGCGGCTGAagatggagaaggagaaggagggctTCCCGATCACGTCGCTGagggagatcaacaccatcctcaAGGCCCAGCATCCCAACATCGTCACCGTTAGAGTGAGCCTGGCCCCACCGTGCACACCCTGGGGGGAAGGCTTTTCCGACGGCCCCATGTTGTCCTGGTGCTGTCCTGGGGCCAGGTGCTTCCTACACTCCCCTGCGCTTAGCAAAGCCCTTCACAGACCACACAGAAGCAAGCATTCGCCCCCCGGGTGGCACTGGAGGTCCTTACTGTCCCTCAGCATCTGCGCCCGGGTTCGGGTggtggcaggggttggggggccCTGAGGTGCCCAGCACCCACAGAGCCATGCCCTGCAGGAGATCGTGGTGGGCAGCAACATGGACAAGATCTACATCGTGATGAACTACGTGGAGCACGACCTCAAGAGCCTGATGGAGACCATGAAGCAGCCCTTCCTGCCAGGTACAGCGCGCCCCAGGCCTCTCGGCACCCAAGTGGGAGCAGTGGCCTGGGCGCCCCCGCGGTGACACTGCTGCAGGGAGGGCCAGCTGCATCCACAGGGCAAGCCCTGAGAAGCCTGTGTTGCTGCTGAGGCGAGTGGGTACCCTCAGTGCCCTGGGCTGAGGGCGGTCAGGTCCACATGGGAGCCTGTCTGTCTCGCTCCCTCCCAGGGGAGGTGAAGACCCTGATGATCCAGCTGCTACGGGGGGTGAAGCACCTGCACGACAACTGGATCCTGCACCGTGACCTCAAGACGTCCAACTTGCTGCTGAGCCACGCTGGCATCCTCAAGGTGAGACCCCCACCCACTGAGTGGCCCATCGCAGGGAGACCTGCCCGGCCCCCCCACAGCCGCCCGTCTGTCCTTGCAGGTGGGTGACTTCGGGCTGGCGCGGGAGTACGGCTCTCCTCTGAAGGCCTACACCCCGGTCGTGGTGACCCTGTGGTACCGCGCCCCAGAGCTGCTGCTTGGTGCCAAGGTGAGTCCTGGGCATCTGAGAGCCTCCCCTGCCCCCCATGCAGTCTCCCACAGCTCCACGGGCCCTGGCCCTCCTGAGCGCCTCTCCTGTCCTCTTAGGAATACTCCACGGCCGTCGACATGTGGTCGGTGGGCTGCATCTTCGGGGAGCTGCTGACTCAGAAGCCTCTGTTCCCCGGGAAGTCGGACATTGATCAGATCAACAAAGTGTTCAAGGTGGGTCTGGGCCCCACTGCAGGTGTGCTGTGGGGTTGTGCAGGAGCTGCAGGAATTGGGCTGGGTTGAGATGGGGACCGGGGCCACCGAGAGCCCTCCTGGTGGTTTGTCTTCTCTGCTGGGACACGGCTGCCAACACCATGGGCCACGTGGCGTGGCTGTTGAAACACCTCTGTCTTTCAGGACCTGGGGACCCCCAGTGAAAAAATCTGGCCCGGCTACAACGAGCTCCCAGCAGTGAAGAAGATGACCTTCAGCGAGTACCCCTACAACAACCTCCGCAAGCGCTTCGGGGCCCTGCTCTCAGACCAGGGCTTCGACCTCATGAACAAGTGAGCCCAGTGCAGCCGGCGGCGGGAGGTCCCGAGCCATAGTGGGGGCTTCCCGGTCCCAGGCCCACCTGCTGGCTCACCACTTTCCAGAACTGTCCTGGTGCCTGGTGCCCCATGCCCTGAGCCCTGTCCCAACACAGCCCATCTCTGGGGGACCCAGTGGAGCACTCAAGcacctcctgggcctctgggcctctCCCCCCAGGTTCCTGACCTACTTTCCCGGGAGGAGGATCAGCGCTGAGGATGGCCTCAAGCACGAGTATTTCCGCGAGACTCCCCTCCCTATCGATCCTTCCATGTTCCCCACGTGGCCCGCCAAGAGTGAGCAGCAGCGCGTGAAGCGGGGCACCAGCCCGAGGCCCCCTGAGGGAGGCCTGGGCTACAGCCAGCTGGTGAGGGGCCTGGCTGGTGGGGCGTGCCCACAGGTGGGGCTGGCTTGGGCAGGGTCCTCACGGTAGCCGACTCGTCCTAGGGCGACGACGACCTGAAGGAGACGGGCTTCCACCTTACCACCACAAACCAGGGGGCCTCAGCCGCGGGCCCCGGCTTCAGCCTCAAGTTCTGAAGGTCATAGTAGACCCCGTCCTGGGGAGAACTcagccgggaccacaggcgcggCTACTGCGCCTGGAGCTGCTATGAGACGCAGAACTCCTCATCTTAtttccatgttttgtttttgtattttggtttgTAAATTTGTAGAATTAAATCATATTCCTTGTTGTGGAGGAAAGAGCTGTTTTCAGATCTCCCTGACTTGcccagggaggagagggtggGCATCTGCGGGCACCTACTTGGGGCAGCACAAACCCCCACACACCCTCTCCCTCTCGACACACCGGGCTGGCTGGGCCGCGATTGGGAAGGAGCAGGTGGGGTCGGGTCGATTATTTGATCTTTGGAGCTGGAGACCTGTTTCTGTGTTGGGATGAGTGATGCTTTCCTGCCCCGACTCGCTCGTCCAGGCAGCCCTGTCCACACAGGCCCCCggcccccaacccccagccccagGTATTCTGGCAGCCTCAGCAGGTTTTTATACCAGGTTGTTAcgagttttaaaatgtgttaaaatattcTTGGAGGAGAGCTCCCCGTGTCCCCCTCTCAGTAGCCTGGGACCATGTGGGGAGGGGAGTCGCAGACCACCAGGCTCTCGGGGAAGAGGGTGGGGTGGTGGCTGTGGCCTCTGACCCCACGTGGGCCAGTCTCTGTCCCAGGCCGGAGGGGTGCTCCTAGCTCCAGGGGGGCTCCACCCTGTGCCAATCCGGCCTCCACCCACATCCCCTTGCAGAAGATCCTGGAGACCCATCCCAGGAAGCTCCCTCGCCTCCCCCCCCATCTCTGAGCAAGCCCTAGACAGAACCCAGGCTTCCGGGGCTACCCCACGTGCTGTCCCCGGCACTGGGGCCTCCACTATCCCACTTTTCCAGGGGCCACCTTGGCAAAGCCTGTCCCGTACTGTATCTGTCGTCTGCTGTGCAGGAAAGCAGGGGGTGCCTGGCTCCAAGGACGCCCACCTCTTGGTGGACCAGGGGCTGGGGTGTCCACCTGCCCAGACTGCCCGCTGCCCTCCCAAGCATGAACGAGAAGACATCAGAGAGAAAGTGCTTTATCAGCCGGGCTCAGCCCCGCACACGGACTCGCCAGGAGTAGGTGGTCAGCACGCGCTGCTGGCGGCGCACCACGCAGGTGTAGGTGCCCTCATTGACGGCGTTGGCAATGATGCTCAGGTGTGCCTCACCCAGGGCCAGGTAGCCGGGGTAGGAGAACTCCAGGGGCTCCTGGTCCTTGTACCAGCTGCAGGGGGGCGGGGTGTCTCCTGCAGGCACAGCCCCCACCGACTCCCTGCCCTGCACCCCTGCCCCAGGGCCCCAAGCTGCCCACCCTGAAGACCCGCCAGGGCACCCACTTACTACACTTTTCCTTTCTTGTGGAGAATCTTCTGGCCGCACCGGAAGGTCACGTTCCTGCCCTCCGGCACCAGCCTGGTTTTGGTCCTGGGGGGCGGTGGGGTGGTGGCCACCGTCGGGAAGGGGAATTCTGCTCCGGGTGGGGGAAGAGCCCCATCAGCGTCCCCTCAGCCCAGACCATAGCCAAGACCCAGCCCCCACGCAGCCCCGGCCCGGCCCCTGGGCATCACCGTAGCAGAAGTCGCAGCTGCTGGGGCAGAGCCTCTTCATGAGGCGCCGGCGAGCGTCGCAGAAGCCCCTCCGTGCCCAGGACGCGCACACGAAAAGCCTGTCCAGGCATCCTGCCGGGAGCGGGAGCGTGGGGAGCATGGCCTGGCTCAGGACCGCCCCATCCCCGCCCTCCCGCCCGACAAAGAAACTCACCGTAGAGCCGGTGCAGCCCCCACAGCTCGTCCTGGGACAACGCCTTCCAGCCGCGCAGCGTGGCGTTCAGGTGCATGAGCGCCCGGCCGTGCTGTGAGTGCATCAGGCCCAGCGCGTGGCCGATCTCGTGGGCCGCCACGTGCACCAGGTCCGTGAGCCACACGCCTGCGGGCCCCGGGGGTCAGCGCCTGGGAGCCCCGGGCCCAGCCCCGCCGCCCGTGGGCCAGCTCCCCGAGGCCCGGCACATCTGCTGGAGCGCAGCCGCGGAGCCGCCCTCCGCCGCAGCCACGGAAAGATAAGAATGTTCTGGGCCCAGGCGGTGAGCTCGGCCCCCAGGAATGCAGCTCCTGCTCCCGCTCCAGAGTCGCAGGGGGATGGGAAAGGGAGTTCAGGGCTGCGGGGACTGGGGGCTCCCGCGGGCTCCCCTCCTGCCTGCTCCACTCCGGTAGCGGCCACCACCCCGGAAGGTCCCTCCTGCCGTCTGCCCCAAAGCCCGACCGCGGCAGCCCACTGCGCTGCGGAGGAGAGGCCTCCAGGAGGCCAGCCTGGACGGTCACCTTTCTTCCAGCTGTAGCGCGTGGGGCCCAGCACCCAGTACTCGCTGTCGTCGAAGTGGATGCCGCCGTGCGGGGGGAAGAAGGCATGGGCCAGCTCCCCCGTGGGGCCGTCGAAGCAGTGGTGCAGCGCGGAGACCAGGCAGTCCGTGTGGTTGATCGGGTAGAAGCCTGGGGGGAGCACAGGGCTGAGAGGCCAGGCGCGCACGGCCgggccggggcgggggcgggcgcCCACCTATCCGGAGGTCGCTGGGCTGCTCGGGGGCCACCTCGCGGAAGCTGAAGGGGGACACGTCGCTCCACATGCGGAAGGCGGCAGCCAGGGCCCGCCGCGTCTCCCGCGGGCTCAGCAGGTTCCGAGGGAAGGAGAGGATCCTGCAGGGAGAGGGAGCTCAGCGGGGGCCGGCCGCGCCCCCTCCCCCAGGGCCAAGCCGGGGCGCACCTGTAGGTGAGGTTGAAGTGGTCCCAGCGCAGCCTGGCTGGAGTCAGCGTGTAGCGGCGTCTGCGGGGGGCCAGTGGGCCCGGGACCCGGGTTGGGGGGACCCCCGAGAGGCCCAGCGCGGCGGCGTCTCCCTTCAGGGAAGAAAGCGTGCGTGGGAGGCACCGGTGACGGTCCCCAGGGCCAAAAACTGCCGCGGAAAATGGACTGGAAGGAAACGGGGGTGGGGGTGCCCAGGGCTGGGAGCGGGCGTGGTGGGTCCTGTCTGCCTGTGGTTTCGGGTCTCCTAACCTGAGCGTCTTGTTGCACGTCCCTGGGAACGCGGCGCCGTGGAGGCGAAGGGGCTGGACAGCAGGGCGCGGCCTCCCACCCCTCCCAACAACTGGACACAGGGGCGTCCGACCCTCCGACCTCGGGACGCACATCCGGACCGTCAAACACCCCACACGCCCCGCACGCGTCCTGCGCGCCCCCAGACAGACCAGACCCACAGACGTGAGAACCCCCACCCCGACACCTGGCCTCCCCGCCCGCCGCTCACCTGCGCCGCGCCCCAGGCCGGCACCGCCGGGGCCCCCAGCCGGGCCAGCAGCACCAGCACGGGGAGGAGGCACAGGGCGACCAGCGTGGCTCCAAGCCAGCGGCGCTCGACGCCGGCCCCCGGGGCCTCCGAGGGGACACGGGCCCCGCGGCCCATGGCGGACTTGCTGTGGGGCTCAGGGCCGCATGGGGCAGCACGGCGCGGGGGCCCGGGCCGCAGAGCCGCCGGGGAGGATCTGGAGGGGAGGCAGTGGCTGGGCGGCTCGGGTTACAGCCccgtggggggggggggacgggGCGGGAGAGGGGGCAAGGCTGCCCCTGAAGGGAACCAGCTGGCCCGACCGTTGGCCGAGCTGCCTGCTGCCTCCAGCCGGGGGCATGGGGACCCGCGTCCTGTGGGCCAGGGGCAGAGGCCTGGGCATGGCCCTCTGGGCGGGGTCCTGGGAAGGGGGGAGCGAACAGGGCCCCAGGGAACCCGGGAAGGGCAGCGCCAGGGCTCCCGCTTAGGAAAGGGCAGCCAGTGGGGTCCCCGAGCCGGCTGGGCAGTGAATGACCTGGTGGCTTTTTTCCCAAATGGAATCCCCAACAATCCCTGAGCCCCACAGGAGCGGAGTCTCCATCCTGGCCCAGGCGGCTGAGCTGGGCCGCAGGGGACGCGCCGCCCGCCTGACAGTGTCCCCGAGAGCTGGGAGGGGACGGCAGGATGGGGACGTGGCAGTGAGTACGGGGCGGCGGAGGGGGAGGCGGGGAGGGGGTGCGTGGGTAGGGAAGGGCCACGGAGGGTGCCAGGTTGCGGGGCGGAGGGAGGGAACTTGTCGGGGTCTCCCAGGGAGCCGGGAAGGGGCGGGCCCTGGCTCGGGGGAACCCCGTGGGCGGCGGCGCGGGCGGTGGAGGGTGTGTGGCTCCTGAATCCCCGGCTAGGCCCCAGCAAAGGGGAGAGGGAAACGGGAGGGGGAACGGGAAGCGGAGCCAGGCGCCGGGCAGAGAGGTCTGGACCGGTCCTGACTGGGGGCGGGGAGCTCGGAGGCCCAAAGGCCCGACGGGGCGGCCTGCGTCCAGACGCGAACGGCTCGGGGCTGGGACCGAGACCCAGCACCGGCgtcccgggggggg
The genomic region above belongs to Piliocolobus tephrosceles isolate RC106 chromosome 1, ASM277652v3, whole genome shotgun sequence and contains:
- the MMP23B gene encoding LOW QUALITY PROTEIN: matrix metalloproteinase-23 (The sequence of the model RefSeq protein was modified relative to this genomic sequence to represent the inferred CDS: deleted 1 base in 1 codon); the encoded protein is MGRGARVPSEAPGAGVERRWLGATLVALCLLPVLVLLARLGAPAVPAWGAAQGDAAALGLSGVPPTRVPGPLAPRRRRYTLTPARLRWDHFNLTYRILSFPRNLLSPRETRRALAAAFRMWSDVSPFSFREVAPEQPSDLRIGFYPINHTDCLVSALHHCFDGPTGELAHAFFPPHGGIHFDDSEYWVLGPTRYSWKKGVWLTDLVHVAAHEIGHALGLMHSQHGRALMHLNATLRGWKALSQDELWGLHRLYGEFLCRAGGRGWGGPEPGMLPTLPLPAGCLDRLFVCASWARRGFCDARRRLMKRLCPSSCDFCYEFPFPTVATTPPPPRTKTRLVPEGRNVTFRCGQKILHKKGKVYWYKDQEPLEFSYPGYLALGEAHLSIIANAVNEGTYTCVVRRQQRVLTTYSWRVRVRG